From a region of the Streptomyces sp. NBC_00193 genome:
- a CDS encoding lysine N(6)-hydroxylase/L-ornithine N(5)-oxygenase family protein: MTAQLDAPHDLVGIGIGPFNLSLAALAHGLPRQGAAELATAFYDQRRDFRWHPGLLIDGATLQVPFLADLVTLADPSSPWSFLSYLKHKERLFPFYFAENFHIQRAEYDAYCRWVAGRLPGLHFGNQVDAVRWNPERDLFEVDFTQLDTDGEAEALGRTYTRNLALGIGTAPYVPEPLRPLAEAPTVPVIHSSEYLDNRQRILGADHVTVIGSGQSGAEVFLDLLRSRPAGRERLTWLARTPSFAPMEYSKLGLEHFTPDYTRYFHSLPEPVRDRLVPAQWQLHKGIDAATIAAIHEELYRRTLDGGWPDAVLTPGVSVRTAGRVATTKVELHLEHVEQGTRSRLTTDAVVLATGYRERPLTRLLAGLDPYLRKDSSGRPRIDDRYRMITDPAVTGSVFVQNGERHTHGVGAPDLGLAAWRSAAILNTLTDKEPYPQPIRTAFTTFGLEQREHARPQPAGELLPLVEHP, encoded by the coding sequence ATGACCGCCCAGCTCGATGCACCCCACGACCTCGTCGGAATCGGCATCGGCCCCTTCAATCTCTCCCTCGCCGCACTCGCCCACGGCCTGCCCCGGCAAGGCGCCGCAGAACTCGCCACCGCGTTCTACGACCAGCGCCGCGACTTCCGCTGGCACCCCGGACTCCTCATCGACGGAGCCACCCTCCAAGTCCCCTTCCTCGCCGACCTCGTCACCCTCGCCGACCCCTCCAGCCCCTGGTCGTTCCTCAGCTACCTCAAGCACAAGGAACGCCTCTTCCCCTTCTACTTCGCCGAGAACTTCCACATCCAGCGCGCCGAATACGACGCCTACTGCCGCTGGGTCGCCGGCCGCCTGCCCGGACTCCACTTCGGCAACCAGGTCGACGCCGTCCGCTGGAACCCCGAACGCGACCTCTTCGAAGTCGACTTCACCCAACTCGACACCGACGGAGAAGCCGAAGCCCTCGGCCGCACCTACACCCGCAACCTCGCCCTCGGCATCGGCACCGCCCCCTACGTCCCCGAGCCGCTGCGCCCCCTCGCCGAAGCCCCCACCGTCCCGGTGATCCACTCCTCCGAGTACCTCGACAACCGGCAGCGCATCCTGGGCGCCGACCACGTCACCGTCATCGGATCGGGCCAGTCAGGAGCCGAGGTCTTCCTCGACCTGCTCCGCTCCCGCCCCGCCGGCCGCGAACGCCTCACCTGGCTCGCCCGCACTCCCTCCTTCGCCCCCATGGAGTACTCCAAGCTCGGCCTGGAACACTTCACCCCCGACTACACCCGCTACTTCCACTCCCTCCCCGAACCGGTCCGCGACCGCCTCGTCCCCGCCCAGTGGCAACTCCACAAGGGCATCGACGCCGCCACCATCGCCGCCATCCACGAAGAGCTCTACCGCCGCACCCTCGACGGAGGCTGGCCCGACGCCGTCCTCACCCCCGGAGTCAGCGTCCGCACCGCCGGCCGCGTCGCCACCACCAAGGTCGAACTCCACCTCGAACACGTGGAACAGGGCACCCGCTCACGCCTCACCACCGACGCCGTCGTCCTCGCCACCGGCTACCGCGAACGCCCCCTCACCCGCCTCCTCGCCGGACTCGACCCCTACCTGCGCAAGGACTCCTCCGGCCGCCCCCGCATCGACGACCGTTACCGGATGATCACCGACCCGGCCGTCACCGGCAGCGTCTTCGTCCAGAACGGCGAACGCCACACCCACGGCGTCGGAGCCCCTGACCTCGGCCTCGCCGCCTGGCGCAGCGCCGCCATCCTGAACACCCTGACGGACAAGGAGCCCTACCCCCAGCCCATCCGCACGGCCTTCACCACCTTCGGCCTCGAACAGCGGGAGCACGCCCGGCCCCAACCCGCCGGCGAACTGCTCCCACTGGTCGAGCACCCGTAA
- a CDS encoding bifunctional UDP-sugar hydrolase/5'-nucleotidase, producing MALDRRTFLGTSAATGAAVALAGATSTPAAAAEAVAGGASAAGAKTYAFTVMGTTDLHGNVFNWDYFTDKEFDDKAHNDVGLAKISTLVNQVRAEKGRRNTLLIDAGDTIQGTQLSYYYAKVDPITARRGPVHPMAQAMNAIGYDAAALGNHEFNYGIPVLRKFEEQCDFPLLGANALDAKTLRPAFPPYSMHRLRTPHGRDVKVAVLGLTNPGIAIWDKANVQGKMTFPGLEEQAAKYVPRLRSLGADVVIVSAHSGSSGTSSYGDQLPYIENAAGLVAEQVPGIDAILVGHAHTEIPEYRVRNKATGKDVVLSEPLKWGQRLTLFDFELTWAKGCWSVSKVSARVLNSNAAVEDPEIVGLLSDEHRKVVAYVNQVIGTSTQAMSSVDGPVKDVAIIDLINHVQAETVKGALAGTEWGALPVLSQASCFSRTAAIPSGQVTIRDAAGLYPFENTLEARLLTGAQIKDYLEYSAKYYVRTAPGDVVDPAKLTNAEGTPDYNYDAVYGLTYDIDVSEPVGSRISGLSFQGKPVDPAAQFVLAVNNYRASGGGNFPHVPQSKQLWANSDEIRNTIIQWVKAKGTVDPAQFASVDWRLTRAGTPVF from the coding sequence ATGGCTTTGGACCGTAGGACATTTCTGGGCACGTCGGCCGCGACGGGTGCGGCTGTGGCGTTGGCGGGGGCCACGAGCACCCCGGCCGCCGCGGCCGAGGCGGTGGCCGGCGGCGCTTCGGCGGCGGGGGCGAAGACGTACGCGTTCACGGTGATGGGGACGACCGACCTGCACGGGAACGTCTTCAACTGGGACTACTTCACGGACAAGGAGTTCGACGACAAGGCGCACAACGACGTCGGTCTGGCGAAGATCTCCACGCTGGTGAACCAGGTGCGGGCGGAGAAGGGGCGGCGCAACACGCTGCTGATCGATGCCGGGGACACCATTCAGGGGACGCAGCTTTCGTACTACTACGCGAAGGTGGATCCGATCACCGCGCGGCGCGGTCCGGTGCATCCGATGGCGCAGGCGATGAACGCGATCGGTTATGACGCGGCGGCGCTGGGGAACCACGAGTTCAATTACGGTATTCCGGTGCTGCGGAAGTTCGAGGAGCAGTGCGACTTCCCGTTGCTGGGGGCGAACGCGCTGGATGCGAAGACGCTGCGGCCGGCGTTCCCGCCGTACAGCATGCACCGGCTGCGTACGCCGCACGGGCGGGACGTGAAGGTGGCGGTGCTGGGTCTGACGAATCCGGGGATCGCGATCTGGGACAAGGCGAACGTGCAGGGGAAGATGACGTTCCCGGGTCTTGAGGAGCAGGCGGCGAAGTACGTGCCGCGGCTGCGGTCGCTGGGTGCGGATGTGGTGATCGTGTCGGCGCATTCGGGTTCGAGCGGTACGTCGAGCTACGGGGACCAGCTGCCGTACATCGAGAACGCGGCGGGTCTGGTGGCGGAGCAGGTGCCGGGGATCGACGCGATCCTGGTGGGGCACGCGCACACGGAGATCCCGGAGTACCGGGTGCGGAACAAGGCGACGGGCAAGGACGTGGTGTTGTCCGAGCCGTTGAAGTGGGGGCAGCGGCTGACGCTGTTCGACTTCGAGCTGACGTGGGCGAAGGGCTGCTGGTCGGTGTCGAAGGTGTCGGCCCGGGTGCTGAATTCGAATGCGGCGGTGGAGGACCCGGAGATCGTGGGGCTGCTGTCGGACGAGCACCGCAAGGTCGTGGCGTATGTGAACCAGGTGATCGGTACGTCGACGCAGGCGATGTCCTCGGTGGACGGGCCGGTCAAGGACGTGGCGATCATCGATCTGATCAACCACGTGCAGGCGGAGACGGTGAAGGGGGCGCTGGCGGGTACGGAGTGGGGTGCGCTGCCGGTGCTGTCGCAGGCTTCGTGTTTCTCGCGTACGGCGGCGATTCCGTCGGGGCAGGTGACGATCAGGGATGCGGCGGGTCTGTATCCGTTCGAGAACACGCTGGAGGCGCGGCTGCTGACGGGCGCGCAGATCAAGGACTATCTGGAGTATTCGGCGAAGTACTACGTGCGGACGGCTCCCGGTGACGTGGTGGATCCGGCGAAGCTGACGAACGCGGAGGGTACGCCGGACTACAACTACGACGCCGTGTACGGGTTGACGTACGACATCGATGTTTCCGAGCCGGTGGGTTCGCGGATCTCGGGGCTGTCGTTCCAGGGGAAGCCGGTGGATCCGGCGGCGCAGTTCGTGCTGGCGGTGAACAACTACCGGGCTTCGGGCGGCGGCAATTTCCCGCACGTGCCGCAGTCCAAGCAGCTGTGGGCGAACTCGGACGAGATACGCAACACGATCATCCAGTGGGTGAAGGCGAAGGGGACGGTGGACCCGGCGCAGTTCGCGTCCGTGGACTGGCGGCTGACCCGAGCCGGGACACCGGTCTTCTAA
- a CDS encoding SIMPL domain-containing protein — protein MTQDASHQPYGTPEVPRVAVRGEATLEVDPEIARIGITVSARGTDRRTALEDLTRRNNAVLDLVKSYGDPVEKLETGAFSITPELTRHGRGERIRAYHGRVHLTAELNDFTTLGELTTRLADLELTQVDGPWWALRPTSPAHGEARRQAVLEAVQRAREYAAALGADLAALVELADLGAENAPAPFHAAGAGMRTMAFSTAEDAGVPALDLEPQRQTVYAQVNARFTMTPPQL, from the coding sequence ATGACCCAGGACGCATCGCACCAGCCCTACGGAACCCCCGAAGTCCCCCGCGTCGCAGTCCGCGGCGAAGCCACCCTCGAAGTCGACCCCGAGATCGCCCGCATCGGCATCACCGTCAGCGCCCGCGGCACCGACCGGCGCACCGCCCTCGAAGACCTCACCCGCCGCAACAACGCCGTCCTCGACCTCGTCAAAAGCTATGGCGACCCCGTCGAAAAGCTCGAAACCGGCGCCTTCTCCATCACCCCCGAACTCACCCGCCACGGCCGCGGCGAACGCATCCGCGCCTACCACGGACGCGTCCACCTCACCGCCGAACTCAACGACTTCACCACCCTCGGCGAACTCACCACCCGCCTCGCCGACCTCGAACTCACCCAGGTCGACGGACCCTGGTGGGCCCTGCGCCCCACCTCACCCGCGCACGGCGAAGCCCGCCGCCAAGCCGTACTCGAAGCCGTCCAGCGCGCCCGCGAATACGCCGCCGCCCTCGGAGCCGACCTCGCCGCCCTCGTCGAACTCGCCGACCTCGGAGCCGAGAACGCCCCCGCGCCCTTCCACGCAGCCGGCGCCGGCATGCGCACCATGGCCTTCAGCACCGCCGAAGACGCAGGCGTCCCCGCCCTCGACCTCGAACCCCAGCGCCAGACCGTCTACGCGCAGGTGAACGCACGCTTCACGATGACCCCTCCCCAGCTCTGA
- the pyk gene encoding pyruvate kinase, translating to MRRAKIVCTLGPATDSYDQIKALVEAGMDIARFNLSHGTYAEHEDRYQRVRKAADETGRSVGILADLQGPKIRLGRFREGPVLLERGDEFTITVEDHEGDRHTCGTTYKGLAADVTTGERILVDDGRVTLEVTAVDGPRVHTRVIEGGMVSDNKGLNLPGVAVSVPALSEKDIEDLRWALRIGADIIALSFVRSGSDIEDVHRIMDEEGRRLPVIAKVEKPQAVENIDDIVAAFDGIMVARGDLGVEMPLEQVPIVQKRAVKLAKRNAKPVIVATQMLDSMIDNSRPTRAEASDVANAVIDGTDAVMLSGETSVGKYAIETVRTMSRIVEAAEEDILAKGLPPLTDRNKPRTQGGAVARAAAEMGDFLGAKFLVAFTQSGDTVRRLSRYRSPIPLLAFTPDPATRSQLNLTWGVETFLGPHVDSTDAMVAQVEEELLRIGRCVPGDVVVITAGSPPGVSGSTNLVRIHRIGDAVR from the coding sequence ATGCGCCGAGCGAAAATCGTATGTACCCTGGGCCCCGCCACCGACTCATACGACCAGATCAAAGCCCTGGTCGAAGCCGGAATGGACATCGCCCGCTTCAACCTCAGCCACGGCACCTACGCCGAACACGAGGACCGCTACCAGCGCGTCCGCAAGGCTGCCGACGAAACCGGCCGCAGCGTCGGCATCCTCGCGGACCTTCAAGGCCCGAAGATCCGCCTCGGCCGCTTCCGCGAAGGCCCCGTACTCCTTGAACGCGGCGACGAATTCACCATCACCGTCGAAGACCACGAAGGCGACCGCCACACCTGCGGCACCACCTACAAGGGCCTCGCCGCCGACGTCACCACCGGCGAACGCATCCTCGTGGACGACGGCCGCGTCACCCTCGAAGTCACCGCCGTCGACGGCCCCCGCGTCCACACCCGCGTCATCGAAGGCGGCATGGTCTCCGACAACAAGGGACTCAACCTCCCCGGCGTCGCAGTCTCCGTACCCGCCCTCTCCGAAAAAGACATCGAAGACCTCCGCTGGGCCCTGCGCATCGGCGCCGACATCATCGCCCTCTCCTTCGTCCGCAGCGGCAGCGACATCGAAGACGTCCACCGCATCATGGACGAAGAAGGCCGACGCCTCCCCGTCATCGCCAAGGTCGAAAAGCCCCAGGCAGTCGAAAACATCGACGACATCGTCGCCGCCTTCGACGGCATCATGGTCGCCCGCGGAGACCTCGGCGTCGAAATGCCCCTGGAACAGGTCCCCATCGTCCAGAAGCGAGCCGTCAAGCTCGCCAAGCGCAACGCCAAGCCCGTCATCGTCGCCACCCAAATGCTCGACTCGATGATCGACAACTCCCGGCCCACCCGCGCCGAAGCCTCCGACGTAGCCAACGCCGTCATCGACGGCACCGACGCCGTCATGCTTTCCGGTGAAACCAGCGTCGGTAAGTACGCCATCGAAACCGTCCGCACCATGTCCCGCATCGTCGAAGCCGCCGAGGAAGACATCCTCGCCAAGGGCCTCCCCCCGCTCACCGACCGCAACAAGCCCCGCACCCAAGGCGGCGCAGTCGCCCGCGCCGCCGCCGAAATGGGCGACTTCCTCGGCGCGAAGTTCCTCGTCGCCTTCACCCAGAGCGGAGACACCGTCCGCCGGCTCTCCCGCTACCGCTCACCCATCCCCCTCCTCGCCTTCACCCCCGACCCCGCCACCCGCTCCCAGCTCAACCTCACCTGGGGCGTCGAAACCTTCCTCGGCCCCCACGTCGACTCCACCGACGCCATGGTCGCCCAGGTCGAAGAAGAGCTCCTGCGCATCGGCCGCTGCGTCCCCGGCGACGTCGTCGTCATCACCGCCGGCTCACCCCCCGGCGTCAGCGGATCCACCAACCTCGTCCGCATCCACCGCATCGGCGACGCAGTCCGCTGA
- a CDS encoding alpha/beta hydrolase: protein MSRIVFVHGYGMSAGEHWYSATGEEFAAEGHEVRIPNFPEPFAPEAGVWLKELEAATEGAPAGETVLVGHSLGGVNVLRLLQEHDTEAEGAFAGVVFVASMSGEVGYDALAPFFSPEFDWQRIRKAAREFRVLHAADDPVTGEATGEHVLRFVRELGAEARVTASGGHFPSTGESRLVLPDAVRLIREVL from the coding sequence ATGAGCAGGATCGTGTTCGTGCACGGGTACGGGATGAGCGCCGGGGAGCACTGGTACTCGGCGACGGGCGAGGAGTTCGCGGCCGAGGGGCACGAGGTGCGGATTCCGAACTTCCCCGAGCCGTTCGCTCCGGAGGCCGGTGTGTGGCTGAAGGAGCTGGAGGCGGCGACGGAGGGTGCGCCGGCCGGTGAGACCGTGCTGGTGGGTCACAGTCTGGGTGGGGTGAATGTGCTGCGGCTGCTGCAGGAGCACGACACGGAGGCCGAGGGGGCGTTCGCGGGGGTGGTGTTCGTGGCGTCGATGTCCGGCGAGGTGGGGTACGACGCGTTGGCGCCGTTCTTCTCGCCGGAGTTCGACTGGCAGCGGATCCGCAAGGCTGCGCGGGAGTTTCGTGTGCTGCACGCGGCGGATGACCCGGTGACCGGGGAGGCGACGGGTGAGCACGTGCTGCGGTTCGTGCGGGAGCTGGGCGCCGAGGCGCGGGTGACCGCGTCGGGCGGGCACTTCCCGAGTACGGGTGAGAGCCGTTTGGTGTTGCCCGACGCGGTGCGTCTTATACGTGAGGTGCTGTAG
- a CDS encoding TetR/AcrR family transcriptional regulator: MSITPSSNSASNPPRTGGRLRNEDAHHSVLEATAALLVENGYGALTIEGVAKRANVAKSTVYRWWKSKPALVMDAYAHETAARVPEPDTGTLTGDLTAFVTDLYRIGGDPVRAKALTGLMAEAQLDPAFADPFRAWVATRREIVAALLARAVTREELPAGTDLDHATDLIFGPFWYRLLVAHAPLDPADARAHVTTVLHGLTGHAELP; this comes from the coding sequence GTGTCAATCACTCCTTCGAGCAACTCTGCGAGCAACCCGCCCCGCACCGGCGGCCGCCTCCGCAACGAAGACGCCCACCACTCCGTCCTCGAAGCCACGGCCGCACTCCTCGTCGAGAACGGCTACGGCGCCCTCACCATCGAAGGCGTCGCCAAGCGCGCCAACGTCGCCAAGAGCACGGTCTACCGCTGGTGGAAGTCCAAGCCCGCCCTCGTCATGGACGCCTACGCCCACGAAACCGCCGCCCGCGTCCCCGAACCCGACACCGGCACCCTCACCGGCGACCTCACCGCTTTCGTCACCGACCTCTACCGCATCGGCGGCGACCCCGTCCGCGCCAAAGCCCTCACCGGCCTCATGGCCGAAGCCCAGCTCGACCCCGCCTTCGCCGACCCTTTCCGCGCCTGGGTCGCCACCCGCCGCGAGATCGTCGCCGCCCTGCTGGCGAGGGCGGTCACCCGCGAGGAACTCCCCGCCGGCACGGACCTCGACCACGCCACCGACCTGATCTTCGGCCCCTTCTGGTACCGCCTCCTCGTCGCCCACGCCCCCCTCGACCCCGCCGACGCGCGAGCCCACGTGACGACGGTCCTGCACGGCCTGACGGGACACGCCGAATTGCCTTGA
- a CDS encoding MarR family transcriptional regulator: MTIKEYSRDQLAAQPIGYWAREAGKLVIGGIRAALAEENLTQPHWWTLNHVAGSPAHWKRAALTEKLTPYDDQDADFDAVYDDLAARGWLAQTDGVLTLTEAGEAGRVRARDRNAEVHARLREGVDDAAYAATIDGLRRMVANLGGSGDLPG, translated from the coding sequence ATGACGATCAAGGAGTACTCCCGGGACCAGCTCGCGGCCCAGCCCATCGGCTACTGGGCCCGCGAGGCCGGCAAGCTCGTGATAGGCGGCATCCGTGCCGCGCTCGCCGAGGAGAACCTCACCCAGCCCCACTGGTGGACCCTCAACCACGTGGCCGGCTCCCCGGCCCACTGGAAGCGCGCGGCCCTCACCGAGAAGCTCACCCCGTACGACGACCAGGACGCCGACTTCGACGCGGTCTACGACGACCTCGCGGCGCGGGGCTGGCTCGCGCAGACGGACGGAGTCCTGACCCTGACCGAGGCGGGCGAAGCCGGCCGGGTCCGTGCGCGCGACCGCAACGCGGAGGTGCACGCGCGGCTGCGGGAGGGTGTGGACGATGCGGCCTACGCGGCGACGATCGACGGCCTGCGCCGCATGGTCGCGAACCTGGGCGGCAGCGGCGACCTGCCGGGCTAG
- a CDS encoding helix-turn-helix domain-containing protein, with amino-acid sequence MRRGVTNRVVAEHLGIPRGTIGWWRSEDRRHRGEAYVRPTDCPRCTGREVDQPAYAYLLGLYLGDGHIISKYKQHHLSVYCDASWPGLIDAAEAAMHHVMSLPKVGRVQRQGCVEVKSYTHHWTCLFPQHGAGKKHERRIVLEDWQQAIVDAHPWEFVRGLIHSDGCRVTNWTVRNGKRYEYPRYFFTNKSDDIRKLCTDTLAKVGVQWTILARGSDPFNVSIARKASVALMDVHIGPKY; translated from the coding sequence ATGCGCCGGGGCGTGACCAATCGAGTGGTCGCCGAACACCTGGGCATACCGCGCGGCACCATCGGCTGGTGGCGGTCCGAGGACCGAAGACACCGCGGCGAGGCGTACGTCCGCCCGACCGACTGCCCGAGATGCACCGGCCGCGAAGTCGACCAGCCCGCGTACGCCTACCTCCTGGGGCTCTACCTCGGCGACGGCCACATCATCTCCAAGTACAAACAGCACCACCTGTCCGTCTACTGCGACGCCTCCTGGCCCGGCCTCATCGACGCCGCCGAAGCAGCGATGCACCACGTCATGTCCTTGCCCAAGGTGGGACGGGTCCAGCGGCAGGGGTGCGTGGAGGTCAAGTCCTACACCCACCACTGGACTTGCCTGTTCCCTCAGCACGGGGCCGGAAAGAAGCATGAGCGCCGCATCGTCCTCGAGGACTGGCAGCAGGCCATCGTCGACGCCCACCCGTGGGAGTTCGTCCGGGGGCTGATCCACTCCGACGGGTGCCGGGTCACGAACTGGACCGTGCGCAACGGCAAGCGCTACGAGTACCCCCGGTACTTCTTCACGAACAAGTCCGACGACATCCGGAAGCTCTGCACGGACACCCTCGCCAAGGTCGGCGTCCAGTGGACGATCCTGGCCCGCGGCAGCGACCCCTTCAACGTGTCCATCGCCCGCAAGGCGTCCGTCGCGCTCATGGACGTCCACATCGGGCCGAAGTACTAG
- a CDS encoding ANTAR domain-containing response regulator encodes MTAEHESTPTPDADQSHVPPLTTRVVIAEDEALIRLDLKEMLEEEGYAVVGEAGDGQTAVELAREHRPDLVILDVKMPVLDGISAAEKIAEESIAPVLMLTAFSQRDLVERARDAGAMAYLVKPFSKSDVVPAIEMAVSRFAELRALEKEVADLSLRLETRKLVDRAKSILQTQYGLSEPAAFRWIQKTSMDRRMSMQQVAEAVIEDAEEKKAAAGKGE; translated from the coding sequence GTGACCGCCGAGCACGAGTCGACGCCCACGCCCGACGCCGACCAGTCGCACGTTCCGCCGCTGACGACGCGCGTCGTCATCGCCGAGGACGAGGCGCTCATCCGTCTCGACCTCAAGGAGATGCTTGAGGAAGAGGGCTACGCCGTCGTCGGTGAGGCCGGAGACGGGCAGACCGCCGTCGAGCTGGCCCGGGAGCACCGTCCCGACCTCGTCATCCTTGACGTGAAGATGCCCGTCCTCGACGGGATCTCCGCCGCCGAGAAGATCGCGGAGGAGTCCATCGCCCCCGTGCTGATGCTCACCGCGTTCTCGCAGCGGGATCTGGTGGAGCGGGCGCGGGACGCCGGGGCCATGGCGTACCTCGTGAAGCCCTTCAGCAAGAGCGACGTCGTCCCCGCCATCGAGATGGCCGTGTCGCGCTTCGCCGAGCTCCGCGCGCTGGAGAAGGAGGTCGCCGACCTCTCCCTGCGCCTCGAGACCCGCAAGCTCGTGGACCGCGCCAAGAGCATCCTGCAGACGCAGTACGGGCTCTCCGAGCCGGCCGCCTTCCGGTGGATCCAGAAGACCTCCATGGACCGCCGGATGTCCATGCAGCAGGTCGCCGAGGCCGTCATCGAGGACGCCGAGGAGAAGAAGGCCGCCGCGGGCAAGGGCGAGTAG
- a CDS encoding ABC transporter ATP-binding protein, translated as MTALLEVEDLRVAYGKIEAVKGISFSVDAGQIVTLIGTNGAGKTTTLRTLSGLIKPRGGQIKFQGKSLKKIPAHDIVALGLAHSPEGRHIFPRMTIEDNLLLGAFLRKDKDGIQKDVQRAYDLFPILGERRKQAAGTLSGGEQQMLAMGRALMSRPKLLMLDEPSMGLSPIMMQKIMATIAELKSQGTTILLVEQNAQAALSLADQGHVMEIGKVVLSGPGRELLVNEDVRKAYLGED; from the coding sequence GTGACCGCACTCCTCGAGGTCGAGGACCTCCGCGTCGCCTACGGCAAGATCGAAGCCGTCAAGGGCATCTCGTTCAGCGTCGACGCCGGCCAGATCGTCACCCTCATCGGCACCAACGGCGCTGGCAAGACGACGACCCTGCGCACCCTCTCGGGCCTGATCAAGCCGCGCGGCGGCCAGATCAAGTTCCAGGGCAAGTCCCTCAAGAAGATCCCCGCGCACGACATCGTCGCGCTCGGACTCGCCCACTCCCCCGAGGGGCGGCACATCTTCCCGCGCATGACCATCGAGGACAACCTCCTCCTGGGCGCCTTCCTCCGCAAGGACAAGGACGGCATCCAGAAGGACGTCCAGCGCGCCTACGACCTCTTCCCGATCCTGGGAGAGCGCCGCAAGCAGGCCGCCGGCACCCTCTCGGGCGGCGAGCAGCAGATGCTCGCCATGGGCCGCGCGCTCATGTCCCGCCCGAAGCTGCTGATGCTCGACGAGCCCTCCATGGGCCTCTCGCCGATCATGATGCAGAAGATCATGGCGACCATCGCCGAGCTCAAGTCACAGGGCACCACCATCCTGCTGGTCGAGCAGAACGCCCAGGCGGCGCTCTCCCTGGCCGACCAGGGCCACGTGATGGAGATCGGCAAGGTCGTCCTGTCGGGCCCGGGCCGCGAGCTCCTGGTCAACGAGGACGTCCGCAAGGCGTACCTCGGCGAGGACTGA
- a CDS encoding ABC transporter ATP-binding protein has protein sequence MTTTTTDTPPATTAETVLDARGVTMRFGGLTAVKNVDLTVRSGEIVGLIGPNGAGKTTFFNCLTGLYIPTEGEVRYKDKVLPPKSYKVTAAGVARTFQNIRLFNNMTVLENVLVGRHTRTKVGLWASLLRLPSFGREEAASREKAMELLEFIGLAHKAEHLARNLPYGEQRKLEIARALASDPGLILLDEPTAGMNPQETRATEELIFAIRDQGIAVLVIEHDMRFIFNLCDRVACLVQGEKLIEGTAAEVQGDERVIAAYLGEPFEGAPGAEEVAEVEAAEAHSEAAHGEAAADAEATDSTTSTDGEDR, from the coding sequence ATGACGACCACCACCACCGACACGCCCCCCGCCACCACGGCGGAGACCGTCCTCGACGCACGCGGCGTCACGATGCGCTTCGGCGGCCTCACCGCCGTCAAGAACGTCGACCTCACCGTGCGCAGCGGCGAGATCGTCGGCCTCATCGGCCCCAACGGCGCCGGCAAGACCACCTTCTTCAACTGCCTGACCGGCCTCTACATCCCCACCGAGGGTGAAGTCCGGTACAAGGACAAGGTCCTGCCGCCCAAGTCGTACAAGGTCACCGCCGCCGGCGTCGCCCGCACCTTCCAGAACATCCGTCTCTTCAACAACATGACGGTCCTGGAAAACGTCCTCGTCGGACGCCACACCCGCACCAAGGTCGGCCTCTGGGCCTCCCTCCTGCGCCTCCCCAGCTTCGGCCGGGAAGAAGCGGCGAGCCGCGAGAAGGCCATGGAACTCCTCGAGTTCATCGGCCTCGCCCACAAGGCCGAACACCTCGCCCGCAACCTCCCCTACGGTGAACAGCGCAAGCTCGAAATCGCCCGCGCGCTGGCCAGCGACCCCGGCCTCATCCTCCTGGACGAGCCCACCGCCGGCATGAACCCGCAGGAGACCCGGGCAACCGAAGAGCTCATCTTCGCCATCCGGGACCAGGGCATCGCCGTCCTCGTCATCGAGCACGACATGCGCTTCATCTTCAACCTCTGCGACCGCGTCGCCTGCCTCGTCCAGGGCGAAAAGCTCATCGAAGGCACCGCCGCCGAGGTCCAGGGCGACGAGCGCGTCATCGCCGCCTACCTCGGCGAACCCTTCGAAGGCGCCCCCGGCGCCGAAGAAGTCGCCGAAGTCGAAGCAGCCGAAGCACACAGCGAGGCCGCACACGGCGAGGCGGCCGCGGACGCCGAGGCGACGGACAGCACGACCAGCACGGACGGAGAAGACCGGTGA